In Arthrobacter sp. B3I4, the following proteins share a genomic window:
- a CDS encoding L-serine ammonia-lyase has product MAVGVFDLFSIGIGPSSSHTVGPMRAAAVFAEELKASGDLDGVASLRVDLYGSLAATGHGHGTMTAILLGLEGFHPEKILPAEVEDRLAAIAETGTLQLAGSVALPYGVKDMVLRPLTVLPRHTNGMTFTVADADGTVLHSATFFSVGGGFIVREGEEDSALQELAESKKELPLPFRTAAELLEHCQAKGLSIGDVMLVNERAARTDEEIREGLLHIYSVMADCVETSLKREGLLPGGLKVRRRAPDWHERLLKETRGQDPDYRDPKYWQEWVNLIALAVNEENASGGRVVTAPTNGAAGIIPAVLYYALHFAPGMDKATQDDRDDTIVKFLLAAGAVGVLYKEQASISGAEVGCQGEVGSASSMAAAGLAEVMGGTPQQVENAAEIAMEHNLGLTCDPIGGLVQVPCIERNAIAAAKAINAAKMALWGDGTHRVSLDEVIVTMRETGKDMSSKYKETAMGGLAVNVVEC; this is encoded by the coding sequence ATGGCTGTTGGCGTCTTTGATCTCTTCTCGATAGGAATAGGTCCATCCAGTTCGCATACCGTGGGTCCGATGCGGGCTGCCGCCGTGTTTGCCGAGGAGCTCAAGGCCTCCGGTGACTTGGACGGCGTTGCCTCGCTGCGGGTTGATCTGTACGGGTCGCTCGCCGCGACCGGGCACGGGCACGGAACCATGACGGCGATCCTGCTCGGTTTGGAGGGTTTCCACCCGGAAAAGATCCTGCCGGCCGAAGTGGAGGACCGGCTCGCCGCGATCGCCGAGACCGGAACTCTCCAGCTGGCCGGATCCGTCGCCTTGCCGTACGGGGTGAAGGACATGGTACTGCGGCCGCTGACCGTCCTGCCGCGGCACACCAACGGCATGACCTTCACCGTCGCCGACGCCGACGGCACCGTCCTGCACAGCGCCACGTTCTTCTCCGTCGGTGGCGGTTTCATCGTCCGGGAGGGCGAGGAGGACAGCGCGCTGCAGGAACTCGCCGAGTCCAAGAAGGAACTCCCGCTGCCGTTCCGCACCGCCGCGGAACTGCTGGAGCACTGCCAGGCCAAGGGCCTCTCCATCGGCGACGTGATGCTGGTCAACGAACGCGCGGCCCGGACTGACGAGGAGATCCGCGAGGGGCTGCTGCACATCTACTCGGTCATGGCCGATTGCGTTGAGACCTCACTTAAGCGCGAGGGACTGCTCCCCGGCGGCCTCAAGGTCCGACGTCGGGCGCCGGACTGGCACGAGCGCCTGCTGAAGGAAACCCGCGGCCAGGACCCCGACTACCGGGACCCCAAGTACTGGCAGGAGTGGGTCAACCTCATCGCGCTGGCCGTGAACGAGGAGAATGCCTCTGGCGGCCGCGTTGTCACCGCGCCCACCAACGGCGCCGCCGGGATCATTCCCGCGGTGCTCTACTACGCGCTGCACTTCGCTCCCGGCATGGACAAGGCCACCCAGGACGACCGCGACGACACGATCGTCAAGTTCCTGCTGGCGGCCGGCGCCGTCGGCGTGCTTTACAAGGAACAGGCCTCGATTTCCGGAGCCGAGGTCGGCTGCCAGGGGGAGGTCGGGTCGGCGTCGTCAATGGCCGCCGCAGGCCTGGCCGAAGTGATGGGCGGAACCCCGCAGCAGGTCGAGAACGCCGCCGAAATCGCGATGGAACACAACTTGGGTCTCACCTGCGACCCGATCGGCGGCCTGGTCCAGGTCCCCTGCATCGAGCGCAATGCCATCGCCGCCGCCAAAGCCATCAACGCCGCCAAAATGGCCCTCTGGGGCGACGGCACCCACCGGGTATCGCTCGACGAAGTTATTGTCACCATGCGCGAGACCGGCAAGGACATGTCCTCCAAATACAAGGAAACCGCGATGGGCGGCCTCGCCGTCAACGTCGTCGAATGCTAA
- the glyA gene encoding serine hydroxymethyltransferase, whose protein sequence is MSGAAAGTVAFEQVVSPSLNADLSRLDPDIAVKIDDELTRQRDGLEMIASENHTARAVMQAQGSVLTNKYAEGYPGKRYYGGCEHVDVIEQLAIDRVKALFGAGYANVQPHSGAQANASVMHALIRPGDTIMGLNLAHGGHLTHGMKINFSGRLYNVIPYQVREDDHRIDMAEVERLAQEHKPQLIVAGWSAYARQLDFAEFRRIADSVGAYLMVDMAHFAGLVAAGLHPSPVPHAHVTTSTTHKTLAGPRGGIILSNDADIAKKINSAVFPGQQGGPLEHVIAGKAVAFKIAASDEFKERQERVLAGARILAERLVQPDVTAKGINVISGGTDVHLVLVDLRNCELNGQEAEDRLAAIDITVNRNAVPFDPRPPMVTSGLRIGTPALATRGFGEAAFAEVADIIAEALIADAGADLSGLRARVQALAAAHPLYPGL, encoded by the coding sequence GTGAGCGGCGCGGCGGCGGGGACGGTCGCTTTTGAGCAGGTAGTTTCCCCGAGCCTGAACGCCGACCTGAGCAGGCTGGACCCGGACATCGCCGTCAAGATCGACGACGAACTTACCCGCCAGCGTGACGGCCTGGAAATGATCGCCTCGGAGAACCACACCGCCCGCGCTGTCATGCAGGCGCAGGGTTCGGTGCTGACGAACAAGTACGCCGAAGGTTACCCGGGCAAGCGCTATTACGGCGGCTGTGAGCACGTTGACGTGATCGAACAGCTCGCGATCGACCGGGTCAAGGCCCTGTTCGGCGCCGGGTACGCCAACGTCCAGCCGCACTCCGGCGCGCAGGCGAACGCTTCCGTGATGCACGCCCTGATCCGTCCGGGTGACACCATCATGGGCCTGAACCTGGCGCACGGCGGGCACCTCACCCACGGCATGAAGATCAACTTCTCCGGCCGGCTGTACAACGTCATTCCGTACCAGGTCCGCGAGGATGACCACCGGATCGACATGGCCGAGGTGGAGCGCCTGGCCCAGGAGCACAAGCCACAGCTGATCGTCGCCGGCTGGTCCGCCTACGCCCGGCAGCTGGACTTCGCTGAGTTCCGCCGCATCGCCGACTCGGTGGGCGCCTACCTGATGGTCGACATGGCGCACTTCGCCGGTCTCGTCGCGGCGGGGCTGCACCCCTCGCCGGTGCCGCACGCGCACGTGACCACCTCGACGACGCACAAGACCCTAGCCGGTCCCCGTGGCGGCATCATCTTGAGCAACGACGCCGACATCGCCAAGAAGATCAACTCGGCCGTATTCCCTGGCCAGCAGGGCGGCCCGCTCGAGCATGTCATCGCCGGCAAAGCCGTGGCCTTCAAAATCGCCGCCTCGGACGAGTTCAAGGAACGCCAGGAGCGTGTCCTCGCGGGCGCCCGGATCCTCGCCGAGCGGCTGGTCCAGCCGGACGTCACCGCCAAGGGGATCAACGTAATCTCCGGCGGCACCGACGTGCACCTGGTCCTGGTGGACCTGCGCAACTGTGAACTCAACGGCCAGGAAGCCGAAGACCGGCTCGCGGCCATCGACATCACGGTCAACCGCAACGCTGTTCCCTTCGACCCGCGGCCGCCGATGGTTACCTCGGGGCTGCGGATTGGCACCCCTGCGCTGGCCACCCGCGGTTTCGGCGAAGCCGCGTTCGCCGAGGTCGCGGACATCATCGCCGAGGCGCTGATCGCCGACGCGGGCGCGGACCTGTCCGGGCTGCGCGCCCGGGTCCAGGCCCTCGCCGCCGCCCACCCGCTCTACCCGGGGCTGTAG
- the gcvH gene encoding glycine cleavage system protein GcvH, translated as MAKVAAELKYSAEHEWISTDGEGPSTIGVSAVAAEALGDIVYVDLPEVGTTVTAGETCGEIESTKSVSDLYSPVTGEVTEVNDGVVSDPAVINSDPYGAGWLFKVTVTEEGPLLSAEEYASTNGGEL; from the coding sequence ATGGCCAAGGTTGCCGCTGAACTGAAGTACTCCGCTGAGCACGAGTGGATCTCCACCGACGGCGAAGGCCCGTCCACCATTGGTGTGTCCGCTGTTGCCGCCGAGGCGTTGGGTGACATCGTCTACGTGGATCTGCCCGAGGTTGGCACCACCGTTACTGCGGGCGAAACCTGTGGCGAGATCGAGTCCACCAAGTCCGTCTCGGACCTTTACTCCCCGGTGACGGGCGAGGTCACGGAAGTCAATGACGGCGTCGTCAGCGATCCAGCCGTAATAAACAGTGATCCGTACGGTGCGGGCTGGTTGTTCAAGGTCACCGTGACCGAAGAGGGGCCGCTGTTGTCCGCTGAGGAGTACGCGTCCACGAATGGCGGGGAACTGTGA
- the gcvT gene encoding glycine cleavage system aminomethyltransferase GcvT, with protein MTENYTALYEEHKRLGASFTDFGGWQMPLKYSSELAEHHAVRKAAGLFDLSHMGEVWVTGPAAGAFLDYALAGKLSAIADGKAKYSLICNADGGIIDDLIVYRFGDEKYLVVPNAGNAPAVAAALAERAANFDVKVEDASAATSLIAVQGPKAEAILLKLTDEAQHALIPDLKYYAFNELSIAGHDVILARTGYTGEDGFELFIPNADAADLWAKVAEAGEEFGIIPCGLASRDSLRLEAGMPLYGNELSLERSPFDAGLGPVVALKSKEGDFVGRSALEAAKEAGSKRKLVGLKGLGRRAGRGGYPVLKDGNVVGEVTSGQPSPTLGYPVALAYVDVEHAEPGTALDIDLRGKAEPFEVVALPFYKRQK; from the coding sequence ATGACTGAGAACTACACGGCTCTCTACGAAGAGCACAAGAGACTCGGCGCCTCCTTCACCGATTTTGGTGGCTGGCAGATGCCGCTGAAGTACAGCTCCGAACTCGCCGAGCACCACGCGGTCCGCAAGGCAGCAGGCCTGTTCGACCTCTCCCACATGGGCGAAGTCTGGGTCACCGGCCCCGCAGCCGGCGCGTTCCTGGACTACGCCCTGGCCGGCAAGCTCTCCGCGATCGCGGACGGCAAGGCCAAGTACTCGCTGATCTGCAACGCCGACGGCGGCATCATCGATGACCTCATCGTCTACCGTTTCGGCGACGAGAAGTACCTCGTGGTCCCCAACGCCGGCAACGCACCCGCCGTCGCGGCCGCCCTGGCGGAACGCGCAGCGAACTTCGACGTGAAGGTGGAGGACGCCTCGGCGGCAACCTCGCTGATCGCCGTCCAGGGTCCCAAGGCAGAGGCGATCCTGCTCAAGCTGACCGATGAGGCCCAGCACGCGCTGATCCCCGACCTGAAGTACTACGCGTTCAACGAGCTGAGCATCGCCGGCCACGACGTCATTCTGGCCCGCACCGGCTACACCGGTGAGGACGGCTTCGAACTGTTCATTCCGAACGCCGACGCTGCGGACCTGTGGGCAAAGGTCGCCGAGGCAGGAGAAGAGTTCGGCATCATTCCGTGCGGCCTCGCCTCCCGTGACTCGCTGCGCCTCGAAGCCGGCATGCCGCTCTACGGCAACGAACTCTCCCTGGAGCGATCACCGTTCGATGCCGGGCTGGGGCCCGTCGTGGCGCTCAAGTCCAAGGAAGGCGACTTCGTGGGCCGCTCAGCCCTCGAGGCCGCCAAGGAAGCTGGCTCCAAGCGCAAGCTCGTTGGTCTGAAGGGCCTCGGCCGCCGGGCCGGCCGTGGCGGCTACCCGGTCCTCAAGGACGGCAACGTGGTAGGCGAAGTCACCTCCGGCCAGCCCTCACCCACCCTGGGCTACCCGGTTGCACTGGCCTACGTCGACGTCGAGCACGCCGAGCCGGGCACCGCCCTGGACATCGACCTGCGCGGCAAGGCTGAGCCCTTCGAAGTCGTCGCACTGCCGTTCTACAAGCGCCAAAAGTAG
- the gcvP gene encoding aminomethyl-transferring glycine dehydrogenase has product MTVQSLSSNFADRHIGARRQADVDTMLKAVGYDSVDGLVDVAVPDSIRQAKPLALKDALSEVEVLAELRRLAAKNKTAVQMIGQGYYDTVTPAVIRRNILEAPAWYTAYTPYQPEISQGRLEALLNFQTMVQDLVGLPIANASLLDEATAVAEAVLMMRRANKNKSAHDGKTVLDAGCLPQTIAIVKGRAEALGFEVEVADLSKGLPEGEINGIVLQQPGVSGRVFDHAEVISAAKERGALVTVAADLLALTLITPPGEQGADIAVGSTQRFGVPLFFGGPHAAYMAVAKGLERSMPGRLVGVSKDDAGLPAYRLALQTREQHIRREKATSNICTAQALLAIVSSFYAVYHGPEGLKAIAERVHNHARTLATTLKAGGRELATETFFDTLTVSVPGKADKVIAAAEARGINLRHIDADTVGVSVDETTTADVLAGVVVAFGAGPVVEAKGFDLPAEVLRVSEFMQHPVFNTHRSETQLLRYIRKLSDRDLALDRTMIPLGSCTMKLNATAEMEAISWPEFASIHPFAPESQTVGWRELISGLENDLAEITGYDQVSLQPNAGSQGELAGLLAIRGYHRSNGDAQRNVCLIPASAHGTNAASAVLAGMKVVVVATAADGTIDHTDLYAKIEANRDALSAIMITYPSTHGVYDADVTEICEAVHAAGGQVYVDGANLNALVGLAQPGKFGGDVSHLNLHKTFCIPHGGGGPGVGPVAAKAHLAPFMPGDANKAAHEAGHGVAISASNFGSAGVLPISFAYVKLMGGEGLKEATKSALLAANYVAARLNEYFPVLYTGAGGLVAHECILDLRELTAKTGVTAEDVAKRLIDYGFHAPTLAFPVAGTLMVEPTESEDLAEIDRFIDAMITIRKEIDQVANGDFTVENSPLRNAPHTASAVVNTDWTREYSREQAVFPVHHLKQDKYFPPVGRIDGAGGDRNLICSCPPLSEFEN; this is encoded by the coding sequence GTGACGGTCCAATCGCTCTCATCCAATTTTGCCGATCGCCATATCGGCGCCCGCCGCCAGGCTGACGTGGATACCATGTTGAAAGCTGTCGGCTACGACAGCGTGGACGGCTTGGTGGACGTCGCCGTCCCCGATTCCATCCGCCAGGCCAAGCCGCTTGCGCTCAAGGACGCCCTGAGCGAGGTTGAAGTGTTGGCTGAGCTGCGCAGGCTCGCCGCGAAGAACAAGACTGCCGTGCAGATGATCGGCCAGGGGTACTACGACACTGTCACTCCCGCCGTGATCCGCCGCAACATCCTTGAAGCACCGGCCTGGTACACCGCTTACACCCCGTACCAGCCCGAGATTTCGCAGGGCCGGCTCGAGGCTTTGCTGAACTTCCAGACCATGGTCCAGGACCTCGTCGGCCTGCCCATCGCGAACGCCTCGCTGCTGGATGAAGCCACCGCCGTCGCCGAGGCCGTGCTGATGATGCGCCGCGCCAACAAGAACAAGTCCGCGCACGACGGCAAGACCGTCCTGGACGCCGGCTGCCTGCCGCAGACCATCGCGATCGTGAAGGGCCGCGCGGAGGCCCTCGGCTTCGAGGTCGAGGTCGCTGACCTCTCCAAGGGACTGCCCGAGGGTGAGATCAACGGCATCGTCCTGCAGCAGCCCGGCGTGTCCGGCCGCGTCTTCGACCACGCCGAGGTCATCTCCGCCGCCAAGGAGCGCGGCGCGCTGGTTACGGTCGCCGCGGACCTGCTCGCACTGACCCTGATCACCCCTCCCGGTGAGCAGGGCGCCGACATCGCCGTCGGCTCCACCCAGCGGTTCGGTGTGCCGCTGTTCTTCGGCGGCCCGCACGCCGCATACATGGCCGTCGCTAAGGGCCTGGAGCGGTCCATGCCCGGCCGCCTCGTCGGGGTGTCCAAGGACGACGCCGGCCTCCCGGCCTACCGTTTGGCGCTGCAGACCCGTGAGCAGCACATCCGCCGCGAAAAGGCGACCTCCAACATCTGCACTGCGCAGGCGCTGCTGGCCATCGTCTCCTCGTTCTACGCGGTCTACCACGGTCCGGAGGGGCTGAAGGCGATCGCCGAGCGCGTCCACAACCACGCCCGCACCCTGGCCACCACGCTGAAGGCCGGCGGCCGCGAACTGGCCACCGAAACCTTCTTCGACACCCTCACGGTCTCCGTGCCGGGCAAGGCCGACAAGGTCATCGCCGCCGCCGAAGCACGCGGCATCAACCTGCGCCACATCGACGCGGACACCGTGGGTGTCTCCGTTGATGAAACCACGACGGCGGACGTGCTGGCGGGCGTCGTTGTCGCCTTCGGCGCCGGTCCCGTGGTCGAAGCGAAGGGCTTCGACCTGCCCGCAGAGGTGCTTCGCGTCTCCGAGTTCATGCAGCACCCGGTGTTCAACACGCACCGTTCCGAGACCCAGCTGCTGCGCTACATCCGCAAGCTGTCCGACCGGGACCTCGCACTGGACCGCACCATGATCCCGCTGGGTTCCTGCACCATGAAGCTGAACGCCACCGCCGAGATGGAAGCCATTTCCTGGCCGGAGTTCGCCTCGATCCACCCGTTCGCCCCGGAGTCCCAGACGGTGGGCTGGCGCGAACTCATCAGCGGCCTCGAAAACGATCTGGCGGAGATCACCGGCTACGATCAGGTCTCCCTGCAGCCGAACGCCGGCTCGCAGGGTGAGCTCGCGGGCCTGCTCGCGATCCGCGGCTACCACCGCTCCAACGGGGACGCCCAGCGGAACGTCTGCCTGATCCCGGCCTCGGCGCACGGCACGAACGCCGCCTCCGCCGTCCTCGCCGGCATGAAGGTCGTTGTTGTCGCCACCGCGGCGGACGGCACGATTGATCACACTGATCTGTACGCGAAGATCGAGGCCAACAGGGACGCCCTCTCGGCAATCATGATCACCTACCCCTCCACGCACGGGGTGTATGACGCGGACGTGACGGAGATCTGCGAGGCCGTCCACGCAGCCGGCGGCCAGGTCTACGTCGACGGGGCGAACCTTAACGCTCTGGTCGGGTTGGCGCAGCCGGGCAAGTTCGGCGGCGACGTCTCGCACCTGAACCTGCACAAGACCTTCTGCATCCCGCACGGCGGCGGCGGACCCGGTGTTGGCCCGGTCGCGGCCAAGGCCCACCTGGCACCGTTCATGCCCGGGGACGCCAACAAGGCGGCCCACGAAGCGGGCCACGGCGTGGCGATCTCGGCGTCGAACTTCGGTTCGGCCGGTGTCCTCCCGATCTCCTTCGCGTACGTGAAGCTCATGGGCGGTGAGGGCCTGAAGGAAGCCACCAAGTCCGCGCTGCTCGCGGCGAACTATGTTGCGGCGCGGCTGAACGAATACTTCCCGGTCCTCTACACCGGCGCGGGCGGCCTCGTGGCGCACGAGTGCATCCTGGACCTCCGCGAACTGACCGCGAAGACCGGCGTGACCGCGGAGGACGTGGCCAAGCGGTTGATTGACTACGGTTTCCACGCCCCCACCCTGGCGTTCCCGGTCGCGGGAACCCTGATGGTGGAGCCTACGGAATCGGAGGACCTGGCCGAGATCGACCGGTTCATCGACGCGATGATCACTATCCGCAAGGAGATCGACCAGGTCGCCAATGGCGACTTCACGGTGGAGAACTCCCCGCTGCGCAACGCCCCCCACACCGCGTCCGCCGTCGTCAACACGGACTGGACCCGCGAATACAGCCGTGAGCAGGCCGTTTTCCCTGTCCACCACCTCAAGCAGGACAAGTACTTCCCGCCCGTCGGCCGCATCGACGGTGCCGGCGGAGACCGCAACCTGATCTGCTCCTGCCCGCCGCTCTCCGAATTCGAAAACTAA
- the cycA gene encoding D-serine/D-alanine/glycine transporter translates to MTIHTPASAKVEAPHLERQLSNRHIQLIAIGGAIGTGLFMGSGKTISAAGPSVIFVYMIIGFMLFFVMRAMGELLLSNLHYKSFSDFAADLLGPWAGFFTGWTYWFCWVITGIADVIAIAGYSKELWPGVPLWIPGLVTIAILLLLNLTTVKAFGETEFWFALIKIIAIAALIVVGLFMIFSGFSSDAGPATFTNLWSHGGFFPNEFMGFVAGFQIAVFAFVGIELVGTTAAEAKDPEKNLPKAINSIPIRVLLFYVGALIILMSVIPWTQFAAGHSPFIAMFSLAGLGAAATVVNLVVLTSAMSSANSGIYSTSRMVYGLAQEGDAPSRFGALSRRKVPQNALFLSCVLLLAGVVLMYAGDNIGKAFEMVTTVSAVCFVFVWSIILASYLAFRRRRPHLHAASKFKMPGGVPMVWVVFAFFAFVLWALTTQTDTLEALLVTPVWFVVLGVAWAVLRRRPSHLARYQAFQADLQSEQDVAADRRAVDSK, encoded by the coding sequence ATGACGATTCATACACCAGCTTCAGCCAAGGTTGAAGCTCCCCACCTCGAGCGCCAACTCAGCAATCGGCACATTCAGCTGATTGCGATCGGCGGCGCCATTGGCACGGGCCTGTTTATGGGCTCCGGCAAGACCATTTCGGCAGCCGGACCATCGGTCATCTTCGTCTACATGATCATCGGTTTCATGCTCTTCTTCGTCATGCGGGCCATGGGCGAGCTGCTTTTGTCCAACCTGCATTACAAATCCTTCAGCGATTTCGCGGCCGATCTGCTCGGCCCGTGGGCCGGCTTCTTCACCGGTTGGACCTACTGGTTCTGCTGGGTGATCACCGGGATTGCAGACGTTATTGCCATTGCCGGGTACTCTAAGGAACTTTGGCCGGGAGTGCCCCTGTGGATCCCGGGCCTGGTGACCATCGCCATCCTGCTGCTGCTGAACCTGACGACGGTGAAGGCTTTCGGCGAGACCGAGTTCTGGTTCGCCCTCATCAAGATCATCGCCATTGCGGCGCTGATCGTAGTCGGCCTGTTCATGATCTTCAGCGGTTTCAGCTCCGACGCCGGCCCGGCCACCTTCACGAATCTGTGGAGTCATGGCGGCTTCTTCCCGAACGAGTTCATGGGCTTCGTGGCCGGCTTCCAAATTGCTGTGTTCGCTTTCGTCGGCATTGAACTCGTAGGCACGACGGCGGCCGAGGCCAAGGATCCGGAGAAGAACCTGCCCAAGGCCATCAACTCCATCCCGATCCGCGTCCTGCTTTTCTACGTCGGTGCGCTGATCATCCTGATGTCCGTTATCCCGTGGACCCAGTTCGCCGCAGGCCACAGCCCCTTCATTGCCATGTTCTCCCTAGCGGGCCTCGGCGCCGCAGCCACGGTGGTCAACCTGGTGGTCCTGACCTCGGCAATGTCTTCGGCTAACTCCGGGATCTACTCCACTTCCCGGATGGTTTACGGACTCGCCCAGGAAGGCGACGCGCCATCCCGCTTCGGCGCCCTGTCCCGCCGCAAAGTACCCCAGAACGCCCTGTTCCTATCCTGCGTGCTGCTGCTCGCCGGCGTCGTACTGATGTACGCGGGGGACAACATCGGTAAGGCCTTCGAGATGGTCACCACCGTGTCTGCGGTCTGCTTCGTCTTCGTCTGGTCGATCATTCTTGCCAGCTACCTGGCCTTCCGCCGTCGCCGTCCCCACCTGCACGCCGCATCCAAGTTCAAAATGCCGGGCGGCGTGCCCATGGTTTGGGTAGTTTTTGCGTTCTTCGCCTTCGTGCTGTGGGCGCTCACCACCCAGACGGACACGCTGGAGGCGCTGCTCGTGACGCCGGTTTGGTTCGTTGTGCTCGGCGTGGCATGGGCTGTCCTGCGCCGGCGGCCGAGCCACCTGGCCCGCTACCAGGCGTTCCAGGCGGACCTGCAGTCCGAGCAGGATGTCGCTGCGGACCGTCGGGCGGTGGACAGCAAATGA
- the purU gene encoding formyltetrahydrofolate deformylase, with protein sequence MTFESAAPSGSPAAEQPEAPGTEFVLTLDCAESPGIISSVSKFLLDHGCNIVDIKQFGDRQVEHFFLRAHFVSAAAVSVEDLREDFAPVAAEWKMNWRLERHGRKQRILVMVSKYGHCLNDLLFRARIGDLPVEIVAVVSNHQDHEDLVAWHGIPFHHVPVSRETKPEAEATLLNVVDKYDVELVVLARYMQVLSDNLTARLTGKAINIHHSFLPSFKGAKPYHQAYERGVKTVGATAHYVNSELDEGPIIAQQVIEVDHTYTPADLVAVGRDAECKALTNAVRWHSEGRIILSGNRTVILR encoded by the coding sequence ATGACCTTCGAATCGGCGGCACCGTCCGGTAGCCCGGCCGCGGAACAGCCGGAGGCGCCGGGTACGGAGTTCGTGCTCACCCTCGACTGTGCCGAATCGCCCGGGATCATTAGCTCGGTTTCCAAGTTCCTCCTGGACCACGGCTGCAACATTGTGGATATCAAGCAGTTCGGTGACCGGCAGGTGGAGCACTTCTTCCTGCGGGCCCACTTCGTCTCTGCGGCCGCTGTAAGCGTCGAAGACCTTAGGGAAGACTTCGCTCCCGTGGCGGCGGAGTGGAAGATGAATTGGCGCTTGGAACGGCACGGCCGGAAACAGCGGATCCTGGTCATGGTCTCCAAGTACGGTCATTGCTTGAACGACTTGCTTTTCCGGGCCCGCATCGGCGACCTGCCGGTGGAGATCGTCGCCGTCGTGTCCAACCACCAGGACCACGAGGACCTCGTCGCCTGGCACGGGATCCCGTTCCATCATGTGCCTGTGAGCCGGGAAACCAAGCCGGAGGCCGAAGCCACGCTGCTGAACGTGGTCGATAAGTACGACGTCGAGCTCGTCGTCCTGGCCCGCTATATGCAGGTCCTCAGTGACAACCTCACCGCCCGGCTCACCGGGAAAGCCATCAACATCCACCACTCCTTCCTGCCGAGCTTCAAGGGCGCCAAGCCCTACCACCAGGCGTATGAACGGGGGGTCAAGACCGTCGGAGCAACAGCGCACTACGTCAACTCCGAACTGGACGAGGGCCCGATCATTGCCCAGCAGGTGATCGAGGTGGATCACACCTACACGCCGGCGGATCTGGTCGCGGTGGGCCGCGACGCCGAATGCAAGGCGCTGACGAACGCCGTCCGGTGGCATTCCGAAGGACGCATCATTCTTTCGGGCAACAGGACCGTCATTCTTCGCTGA
- a CDS encoding methylenetetrahydrofolate reductase — translation MTVHSPAPIFGPASTLPSPRDAGPGDPIPARLEIIPADGIVGRVHASIPPGSALTVTCLPHRGVRPTVQTALQLRGLGYDVVPHVAARSVESRAELTGILRECEGGGITEIFAVGGDMARTDGPYASSALILEDIAQISAGRIAVGVAGYPEEHPHQSQLHMLDALLEKQHLAASVVTQMCFSAARIGWYVELLRREGVTLPVWAGVAGSVPRAKLIAQATRIGVGPSLRFISRRGPLARRFLEGGNYSPRRLVSELSVFQPALAGVHLYTFNNLEPYSSAGPSVRATPAAAPARGRGR, via the coding sequence GTGACGGTTCATTCTCCTGCACCCATTTTTGGCCCTGCATCCACTCTTCCCTCACCCCGCGACGCCGGGCCTGGGGATCCGATTCCGGCACGGCTGGAAATCATTCCGGCCGACGGTATCGTCGGCCGGGTCCACGCCAGCATCCCGCCGGGATCGGCGCTGACGGTCACCTGCCTGCCGCACCGCGGGGTTCGTCCCACTGTCCAGACGGCGCTCCAGCTTCGCGGGCTGGGATATGACGTGGTGCCGCACGTGGCCGCGCGAAGCGTCGAGAGCCGCGCTGAACTTACCGGCATCCTCCGGGAGTGTGAGGGCGGCGGGATCACCGAAATTTTCGCCGTCGGCGGTGACATGGCGCGCACTGACGGCCCGTACGCGAGCAGCGCCCTGATACTGGAAGACATCGCCCAGATCTCCGCCGGGCGGATCGCTGTCGGCGTGGCCGGCTACCCGGAAGAACATCCCCATCAGAGCCAGCTCCACATGCTTGATGCCCTGCTGGAAAAACAGCACCTCGCCGCCAGCGTCGTTACACAAATGTGCTTCTCGGCCGCCCGGATCGGCTGGTACGTCGAGCTGCTGCGCCGTGAAGGCGTCACCTTGCCGGTGTGGGCCGGAGTCGCCGGGTCAGTACCGCGGGCCAAGCTCATAGCTCAGGCGACCCGGATCGGCGTCGGGCCTTCCTTGCGGTTCATCAGCCGCAGGGGTCCGCTCGCCCGGCGGTTCCTCGAGGGAGGCAATTACTCGCCCCGGCGGCTCGTGTCCGAGTTGTCCGTCTTCCAGCCGGCGCTGGCAGGGGTCCACCTGTACACGTTCAACAACCTTGAGCCGTACTCAAGCGCCGGACCCTCGGTTCGCGCCACCCCGGCAGCGGCACCAGCGCGGGGACGCGGCCGGTGA